In a genomic window of Zootoca vivipara chromosome 5, rZooViv1.1, whole genome shotgun sequence:
- the TYSND1 gene encoding peroxisomal leader peptide-processing protease — protein MAEALRLIAEKAGCVVRVSHARGGSVPQGPWSGSGVLLTPDPAIVLCHGSVFSPFLLPAEHQDWAQRRFLFPDSFPPDIQIQVLRPAECSLKAPNRNWLGGDLAGNTPALRFNLLSNWHETPSGLRCHKAELIMMLPCVAFQDAFSKVFSSTEQWRFGTEEDVEEESSAPEDEARFLPWFALLRILDGDPHGGGGVSCVAAETLRKGDPVFACGSPFGSFCPDIFMNTLSKGIVSNTAGESNVLILTDARCLPGTEGGGVYVLAETGLHLVGIIVAPLCWKSSEWVGLTLVCAVNSILHCIRSALSGPHRALKTWLNPLELVAESHGKMVARDGPHQQMLAAVVLVERGLTWGSGVIMNSRLVLTCRHVANGAASVCVRLQPSHGKSSVAKGKVVFATKDSSPYDVALVELEDDLPTYTEPVLASEFYKGEDVNIVGFGVFGQACGPSVTSGILSAVITVGDEPVMLQATCAVHGGSSGGALFSTHSGKLLGIVASNTRDNSIGVTYPHLNFSIPITVLQPALLEYLHSRSLRSFRELDRVGHKIQVVWRLQREPTEGLLSKL, from the exons ATGGCCGAGGCTCTGCGGTTGATAGCAGAGAAAGCCGGCTGTGTCGTCCGTGTTTCTCACGCGCGCGGCGGATCTGTGCCCCAAGGACCCTGGAGTGGCAGCGGAGTCCTTTTGACGCCGGACCCGGCCATTGTCCTCTGCCATGGGTCCgtcttctctcctttcctcctgccAGCGGAGCACCAAGACTGGGCTCAGAGGCGATTTCTGTTCCCCGATAGCTTCCCCCCGGACATTCAGATCCAAGTGCTTAGGCCAGCAGAATGCAGTCTTAAAGCTCCCAATAGGAACTGGCTAGGCGGAGATCTGGCAGGGAACACCCCAGCCTTGAGATTCAACCTGCTTTCAAATTGGCACGAGACACCCAGCGGCCTCCGATGCCACAAGGCCGAACTCATTATGATGCTCCCCTGTGTGGCGTTCCAGGACGCTTTCTCCAAAGTCTTCAGCTCCACTGAACAGTGGCGTTTTGGCACAGAGGAGGATGTTGAAGAGGAATCCAGCGCCCCAGAAGATGAGGCGCGTTTCCTGCCCTGGTTTGCCCTGCTGAGGATCCTGGATGGCGATCcccatggtgggggtggggtgagctgcGTGGCAGCCGAAACGCTGAGGAAGGGAGACCCGGTCTTTGCCTGTGGCTCCCCGTTTGgctcgttctgcccggacatctTCATGAACACCCTCAGCAAAGGGATTGTGAGCAACACAGCCGGGGAAAGCAACGTCCTAATCCTGACCGACGCTCGCTGCTTGCCTGGCACCGAAGGGGGCGGCGTCTATGTGTTAGCAGAAACTGGCCTTCACTTGGTTGGGATAATCGTAGCTCCGCTTTGCTGGAAATCCAGCGAATGGGTTGGTCTAACTCTGGTTTGTGCCGTCAACAGTATTCTACATTGCATCCGGAGTGCCCTTTCTGGGCCTCACCGGGCTCTGAAAACGTGGCTGAACCCCTTGGAACTTGTGGCCGAGTCTCACGGAAAGATGGTCGCCAGAgatggaccacatcagcaaatgCTGGCTGCCGTGGTTCTGGTGGAACGGGGCCTCACCTGGGGATCTGGCGTGATCATGAACTCAAGGCTGGTGTTGACCTGTCGACACGTGGCCAATGGCGCAGCGAGTGTCTGTGTTAGGTTGCAGCCCAGCCACGGAAA GAGTTCTGTAGCTAAAGGAAAAGTGGTGTTTGCTACCAAGGACTCTTCTCCCTATGATGTAGCACTGGTAGAATTAGAAGATGACCTGCCCACATATACAGAGCCCGTCCTGGCATCAGAGTTTTACAAAG GAGAAGATGTGAATATCGTTGGTTTCGGCGTCTTTGGCCAGGCCTGCGGCCCATCGGTAACATCTGGGATCCTGTCGGCAGTGATCACTGTGGGAGATGAGCCTGTGATGCTTCAGGCAACCTGCGCAGTTCATGGTGGCTCCAGCGGGGGAGCCCTGTTCTCCACGCACAGTGGGAAACTCCTAG gTATCGTTGCCAGCAACACGAGGGATAACAGCATCGGAGTGACGTACCCTCACCTGAACTTCAGCATTCCCATCACCGTTCTGCAGCCGGCCCTCTTGGAATACCTTCATAGCAGAAGCCTGCGCAGCTTCCGGGAACTAGACAGGGTGGGCCACAAGATCCAGGTTGTGTGGAGACTCCAAAGAGAGCCTACAGAGGGACTGCTCAGCAAGCTCTGA